A DNA window from Hordeum vulgare subsp. vulgare chromosome 1H, MorexV3_pseudomolecules_assembly, whole genome shotgun sequence contains the following coding sequences:
- the LOC123405853 gene encoding uncharacterized protein LOC123405853: MGNSLQHIVLIVVLVLANTLTTQCFPSIEEKGNSTVPWPSDVAPYLIFPNQNLTSDETSIITYYSVHTWYPEGGKDHYYGVEATIDVYTYDLHVGQSSGAMISIVNRGDGKPSSLSGIQFGWHIFPWLYKDSHTHFYTSWISGESSSKGCWNMKCAGYHKTSSRIAPGQVMSPLSRINGNKSYITLRIFKEKSSGDWHIHVGANSAHPKPVGYFPKSLISGLIDKPVEISFGGYVKHRKSRPSPPMGSGYVFETGRAASFGILKLVDAEGIDHNIDADLPSSTDGKGCYTPSKIKWAQFFYGGPSCVD, translated from the exons ATGGGGAATTCTCTTCAACATATTGTGTTGATTGTTGTATTAGTTCTTGCTAATACACTCACAACACAATGTTTTCCTTCCATTGAAGAG aaagGAAACTCGACAGTGCCATGGCCCTCTGATGTTGCTCCATATCTCATATTTCCAAATCAAAATCTTACCTCAGATGAGACTTCAATAATCACTTAT TACTCAGTTCATACATGGTACCCAGAAGGTGGCAAGGATCACTATTATGGTGTGGAGGCCACAATAGATGTTTACACCTATGATTTACATGTTGGACAATCAAGTGGAGCAATGATTTCAATTGTAAATAGAGGAGATGGAAAACCATCTTCGCTGAGCGGAATTCAATTTGGATGGCAT ATTTTCCCATGGTTGTACAAGGATTCACACACTCATTTCTACACGTCTTGGATT AGTGGTGAATCTTCTAGCAAGGGTTGTTGGAACATGAAATGCGCTGGCTATCACAAGACATCGTCGAGGATAGCTCCAGGCCAGGTCATGAGTCCACTTTCACGTATCAATGGCAACAAATCATATATCACACTAAGAATATTCAAG GAAAAATCTTCAGGTGATTGGCACATCCATGTGGGAGCTAACAGTGCGCATCCAAAACCCGTGGGTTACTTCCCGAAATCCTTGATTTCAGGACTCATAGATAAACCCGTGGAGATAAGCTTTGGTGGCTATGTCAAGCATAGGAAATCACGACCAAGTCCTCCAATGGGAAGTGGATATGTTTTTGAAACCGGCAGGGCTGCATCCTTTGGTATACTCAAGCTTGTTGATGCAGAGGGTATTGATCATAACATTGATGCAGATCTTCCATCTTCTACCGATGGAAAAGGTTGCTATACTCCTTCAAAAATAAAGTGGGCGCAATTCTTTTATGGGGggcctagttgtgttgattaa